The nucleotide sequence TTCTGGTTTAGCAATTCATCATTTAGATGATGAAGCTAAAAAAAAGCTTTTCAAAACAATCCATAAACTTCTGAATGACGGTGGATTATTTATAAATGCAGACCAGGTTTTGGGTGAAAATAATTTTTCGGAAGCACTTTACACTTCTACTTGGAGAGAGAAAGTTGTAGCCAATAAAACTTTGACATCAGAAGAAAAAGAAGCAACATTTGAAAGAATTAAACTCGATAAAATGAGTCCACTGAAGGAACAACTAAAATGGTTGGAAGATGTAGGGTTTAAAAATGTGGCGAACGTATATCAATACTATAATTTTGTTGTTTATAACGCAAAAAAATAAAGGCATAAAAACATCTATTTGATGATTACTTTTTAAAAGAATAAAGAATGCAAAAATTAGTTTTAATCAATTCTCAGGCTGTTCCATTGCCGAGTGAAAATATAGATACAGACCAGATTATTCCGGCGCGTTTCCTCAAAAGTATTAGCAAAGAAGGTTTCGGGGAAAATCTTTTCAGAGACTGGCGGTATAATGTTCATACAAATGAGCCAAACGCTGATTTCGTTCTGAATAATTCTAAATATTCCGGAGAAATATTAGTGGCAGGAAATAATTTTGGATGTGGAAGCAGTAGAGAACACGCGGCTTGGGCGTTGACAGATTACGGTTTCAAAGTCGTTGTGTCAAGTTATTTTGCAGATATTTTCAAAGGAAATGCGCTTAACAACGGACTTCTTCCTGTTAAAGTTTCGGAAAATTATTTAAAAGATTTGATGAATACCATTACGAACCAGCCGGAAACAAAAATTATTGTTGATGTAGAAAGTCAAATCATTTCTTTCAATGAGAGAACAGAAAATTTCGAACTCGATTCTTATAAAAAAATATGTCTTTTGAATGGCTATGACGACATCGATTTCTTAACCAGTAAGAAAGAAGCTATCCAAAAATTTGAACAAAAAACACAGAAAGTATATGAGCAAAACTTATAAAATAGCAGTTTTAGCAGGCGACGGAATAGGTCCGGAAGTTACCAAGGAAAGTGTGAAAATATTGAAAGTAATCGGTGAAACTTTTCAATATAAATTCCAATTCGATTATGGAAGTGTGGGAGCAGAAGCTATTTATCAGACAGGAAATCCACTGCCGGATGAGACTTTGGCATTGTGTAAAAATTCTGATGCTGTTTTGTTTGGAGCAATTGGTGATCCAGCATTTGACAATAATCCGGATGCAAAAGTTCGTCCGGAGCAAGGTTTGTTGAAATTGAGAAAAGAATTAGGATTGTTTGCGAATATCAGACCGATAAAAACCTACGCTTCTTTGATTAAAAAAAGTCCGTTGAAAAAAGAAATCGTTGATGGAACGGATATTCAAATCTATCGTGAGCTGATTAGCGGAATTTATTTCGGGGAAAAATTCACGGATGAAAATGGTGAATATGCTTACGATCTTTGCAAATATTCCAGAGAAGAAATCATTGGAATTACACATTTGGCATTCCAAGATGCGCAGAAAAGAAAGAAAAAACTGACATTGATTGACAAGGCTAATGTTCTAGATACATCCAGACTTTGGAGAAAAATCGTGAAAGAAATTGCTGTGGAATATCCGGATGTTGCATTAGATTTTATGTTTGTGGACAACGCTGCTATGCAAATGATTCTCAATCCAAAACAGTTTGATGTAATCCTTACTGAGAATATGTTTGGTGATATTATTTCAGACGAAGCCAGTGTAATTGGAGGCTCTATTGGATTGTTGCCTTCAGCTTCTATTGGCGAGGATAACGGACTTTTTGAACCAATCCACGGGTCTTATCCTCAAGCCAAAGGAAAAGGAATTGCGAATCCAATCGCTTCAATCTTGAGCGCGGCAATGTTGTTGGATTATTTAGAACTGGATCAAGCTGCTGATAAATTGAGAAAAAGTGTAGAGCACGCTATAGAAAGCAAGTTTGTAACAATAGATTTGAATGCGGAACAGCATTATACCACTTCAGAAGTTGGTGATTTTATCGCAGATTATATTAAGTTTTCAGAAAAGTCTTATTATAATTTTGAAAATATTCAATTGGGCAAATCCACAATCGTTTGATGAGATGAAGTCTGTAAAAAGAGCCGAAGATATTCGGCTCTTTTGAAAAATGTAAAGTTATATATAGGGATGTGATTGGTTTTAATCTTTACTACCCAGAGAGTCCATTTCGTCAGACATTCCTTTTTCTGGTTTATAAGCAGCACTCCGCTCGTCAGTAAAGTATAGGTTATTTTTTGCTTTTGCAATTATCCTAGCTCTTTTATGTTCAGAAATGGGATACTCGTGATGTGTATCTGTATATTTCCCAGAAATGTAATCTCGGGTTTTTTCTTCTATGTCAATGGCGCCGTTTTCGTCAAGAATGCTTTTTACGGCATTTGCATCATCTTCATTATCAACATAAACTGTTACTGTAGCACTATTTATGCTTGCGTATTCGTAGCGATCCTGATCAACACTACTGTCATCAAAAAGCCAATTCCAGAAACCTTTGTTTTTTGTATGATCTACAGTTTCCAAAGTTTTTTTTTCTGATCGCGTGATGGTGTAATCGTAAAATCCTGCATTTTCTAATTTGGTGATGACTTCATTGTATTCCTCTTGATTAGGAAAAATTCCAAAAACGGTGTAAGACATAATAATATTTTTTGTGTGTTAATAATTGGTGTTTTTCAAGAAACAAAAACTATGGCATTATCACATAGAAAGATAATTTTAACTTTATTTTAATATTTAGTCGATGAGCAAAATAATCACCCATTCGTATGAATGGGTGTAGTTATGTTAATTATCAGTATTGTCTGTCTTTCCGTCTTTATTGACTTTCGAACCTTTGTCGATATCGTGTTTATCAATATCTGGCGGATTCTTTTTGTCAGAGGCGGCAGGAATATTTTTGAAATCTTCGGTCTGCTTTTGATTTTCAGAACTGTTGCTGTTTTCGGTTTTTTTATCAGGATTCATAACGTTGGTTTTTTATAATTCGGTAGAAGGAAAAGTGTTCGTTTTATCTTCTATAGAATAATGCAAGGCTTTTGCCAAAACAAAAATTTCGTTAAGATTTTCTTTTAGTTGTTTTTTGCTTTGCTGTTTCAATTGTTCCTGATTCACGCTTTTTGCCATATTTTTCTTGGCAGATTCCATGATATTATTGATGTCACTTTGTTTGAATCTATTCACCGCATAATCATCCATAAAATGAATTTTCACATCCGGAAAAATTTTGATTTCAGGTTGGGGCAATTCATTAATAATCACTTTTTTGCTGATCGTGTCCACATCAATTTTCATTCTTTTCAAATCGTAGGAAACCTGAGCTTTTGCAGTCGTGTAAAGAACCATTTCTCTTGGCAAAATATCGAATCCTGCAACAGTCGCCGCTGCACTTTTATGCGTTTGAAAACTGGAAAAATCTTGTTCCAAAACCACCATTTTGTTCATTTTCTGGATTTGATTCGTAATCAGATAATAATCCTGATTGACAAGAGCAGCATCGTCTTTTTTGTTGCAGCTTCTCCACGATAAGAAAACGAAAACCGTCAGAATAATTCCGAAAATAAAAGAAAGTACACTTGTATATTTATTCATTGATTTAGAATTTATCAGTAATATTTAATTAATAAAAAATATAAAACCACATAGGCACATAGAAAAAATAATTCTAAAAAAGATTAAATAGAAATAAAATACTATTTAATCTTTTAGCTATGCGTCTATGTGGTAAAAAAAATATTTTAAATAATTTAGTTTTATTTAAACAAGCCTGAATTATTATCTTTTTTCAGAATATTAAGCAAATCTCTTTCCAAATAGCCTGTTTCCGGCATTTCTGTGATTCTTCCGATTTCTTTGCCATATTTTTTCACAATAATAGTAGGAACGAGTGAGATATTGTACAGACCTTCTTCGCCGGCTGGTGATTCCTTTTTGCGATTTACAGCGATGATCTGCATTTTATTTGTGTTGTATTTCATCGCATCCAAAATCTTTATCAATCTTGGGAATTCTCTGTGACTGTCTTCGCACCAGCTTCCTACAAAAACTACCAAACTGTAAGAATTAAGTTTTTCTTTTTTTAATTCCGCCAAACTCGATTGGTCAAGTTGGTAACGATTGTACTCTTCATCAAACCAAGTTTTGAAAGGTTCTTTCTTGAATTGATCAAGTGTCTGAGTTCCTAATAACATTTTGCCGTCGTTTTTGGATTCTACTTCTCTGTTGACAATCACTCTTTCAGCACAAGAATTAATAGTTGTGAGTGCAATGATTCCTAATAATATTGAGATTTTTCTCATTTTGTTTTTTGTTTTTAAACACAATTTTTACACAATTTTTTTACAAAGAGCGCAATTTTAAAACTTAATAATTTCATTTGTGAACCTTGTGAAAATCTTTGTGTCTATTGTGGTTAATTATTAATGATGTCAGCCAAATCGGCTGCAGAATAATATTTGTTCTTAAGAACTTTGTTGTCTGCAACTCTGTGAACATTATATTTGTCGCCAGATTTTTCGTAATAAGCATCAGTTCCTTTGTCTTTGTAGAATTCTACAGTTTCCTGCGCCTGAACTTCATTATCACAAGCTTTGGACATATTAGAACGCTGAACTTCATTGAACAATTCCACGAATTTTTCTCCCAAACCAAATTCCAAAACAGCACCGCTCAAAACATATTGCAAATCGCAAAGTGCATCCGCAACTTCTACCAAATCATTATCTTCAATTGCTTTTTTTAGTTCGTCTAATTCTTCTTGTAAAAGACTAACTCTCAATGCAGCACGTTCTTTTGACGGAATCTGTGGCGTGTCAAGAATTGGGGCGTTGAAGGTTTTATGAAATTCGGCTACCTGATTCAGGCTATCTAATTTTTCCATTATTTTTATAAAATTTTAACAAATATAAAAAATGCCGTCCAAGGAGACAGCATTTATAAAACTTTAATGTTTTAATTTTTGATTCTAATCGCAAATATCTCTCCCAATCACCAATCTCTGGATTTCAGAAGTTCCTTCGCCAATCGTACAAAGTTTAGAATCTCTGTAGAATTTCTCTACAGGGAAATCTTTTGTATAACCATAACCACCGAAGATTTGAACAGCATTGTTAGAAATTCTTACACAAGCTTCAGAAGCGTATAATTTTGCCATTGCACCTTCGCGGGTCATTTTTTGTTTCGCATTTTTTAGGTCAGCTGCTCTTCTGATTAGCAATTCTGAGGCATCAATTTCTGTTGCCATATCCGCCAACATAAAGTTAACCGCCTGGAAACTTGAAATGGATTTTCCGAACTGATGTCTTTCCTGAGCATATTTAAGCGCGGCTTTGTAAGCGCCTCTCGCAATTCCCAAACTCAATGCTGCAATAGAAATACGACCGCCATCTAGAATTTTCATTGCTTGTTTGAAACCGCTTCCAACTTCGCCCAATCTATGAGAATCTGGAACACGAACGTTATCGAAAATCAACTCAGCAGTTTCGGAAGCACGCATTCCTAATTTATTTTCTTTTTTACCGGAAGTGAAACCGGCCATTCCTTTTTCCAAAACAAATGCTGTGGAATTATTTTTTGCGCCTTTTTCTCCGGTTCTTGTCATCACTACTGCAATGTCTCCGGAAATAGCGTGTGTGATAAAGTTTTTTGCTCCGTTGATAATCCAGTCATTGCCATCTTTTACAGCCGTTGTGGACATTCCGCCTGAGTCCGAACCTGTGTTGTGTTCAGTTAATCCCCAAGCGCCGATTACTTTTCCGGAAGCTAATTGAGGCAACCATTTTCTTCTTTGTTCCTCATTCCCGAATTCATAAATGTGATTGGTGCACAGTGAATTGTGCGCAGCAACAGATAATCCGATGGAAGGGTCAACCTGAGAAATTTCGTCCAAAATCGTTACATATTCCTGATAACCAAGACCAGAACCGCCATATTCTTCGGGAATTACAATTCCCATAAAACCCAATTCTCCCAATTGATGAAACAATGCTACAGGAAAAGTCTGGCTCTCATCCCAATCCATAATGTTTGGGCGAATATTTTTTTCAGCGAAATCTTTAGCTGTTTCGGCTATCATTTTTAAGTTATCCATAGTTTGGGTTTCCATATTTTTATCTTTGTGCCCAAATATAGAAAAATTAGGCTAAGCACAATTTTTTTTTAAAGTTTGTTTTTTCTTCTTTAATAATCGAGGTTTTCATTATTTTAGCATAGAAATTTTTCACAATGAGTCCAAAACTGAAAACCCTGTTTTTCTTTCTCATCGGCGCATTTGCCGGAATATTGACAATGTATCTCATTTCGAATTACCGAATCGAAAGGAAGTCGGACGTTGGAAGTCAGAAGACCGAAGTTGGAAGTCCAATGTCCGAAGCTAAACAAAGTTCGATTTTGGAAAAATCTTCTAATAGCAATTCGATTGATAAATTAACGAAAGATAATAAAGTGATTGCTTATGTAAAATCCAATCATCAGTTACCTGATTTTTATATCACAAAATCTGAAGCGAAAAGCAAAGGCTGGATTCCGTCAAAAGGAAATCTTTGTGACATTTTACCCGGAAAAGCGATTGGTGGTGATAAATTCAGTAATCGTGAAAAAAAATTGCCAAAAGGCGAACAATATTACGAAGCTGATGTGAATTACAACTGCGGAAATAGAGGTGCAGACCGTATTATTTTCACCAAAAATGGTGACGTCTGGCTGACAAAAGATCATTACAAGTCGTTTATCAGGCAGTAAATAGTTTTTATAAAAGTTTTCTTTGCTGAAACAATATTTTTTTTAATTAAATTTGTAGGTATTAATCCTTTTACAGAAGCAATTATTACTAAAAACGATGACGTATAATAGAGTTTTTTTCCGGTCTGTTTGATGGTTTCTGTAACGGCATTTTCCCAATATTCGCTGAAGCAGTGCATTGATAAATCACAGGAAAACAATAGTGTTATAAAACTGGCGGAGCAGTCTCTGGAAACGCGGGAAAAACTTCTGCAGTCTAACAAAAATAATTATCTGCCAAAAGTTGATCTTTTAGCAGGTTAAATTACATCGGTGAGCCTTTGCGGGTTAATCTGCAACAGGTTAAAGACGGCATTGTAGAAGGTACAGCCAATCAAAGCGTTTACGCAGCCAATTCGGTTTTTCAGCAGATTACAGGCCAGCCACTTACTCAGCAGATCCAGGATGTGATTTATCAGACTTCCAAAGATATTATTGGCGCAGTCTATCCCAATTACAATCCCGCTATTGCCAAACAAAGTTACTTTTTAGCCGGAGTGGCGGTACGGCAGCCAATCTATTTGGGTGGCAAGCTCAAAGCTTCGCAGCAACTTTCTCAGCAGCAGGTGGAGAGCGGAAAAGCTAACCTGCAAACTTCAAAAGATCTTACAGCATACAATATTGCTTTGCAGTACATTCAGATTATGTATCTTAATTCGATGATTGCTAAACAGCAGGAGAGTGTGTCGTCTTTAGATAAAAATGAAAAATATGCCGGGAACCTTATGACGGCGGAGATCATCCCGCCTTATCAGAAAAACTGGGCAGATATTGCAAAAAAACAAGCAGACACCAATCTGAAAAACCTTAATCTGGAAAAGCAGAATGCGCTGCTGATGCTCAAAGACCTAATGGGAATTTCTCTGGATGAACCTCTGGAGATTACCGAAAAACTTAATGAGAATACCATGCTTCCTCCGTTTTCTGAATCCGGGAATAATGCAGATCTCAAACTCCTGAGGAGCAAAAAAAACGGAAGCCGAAACCGGACTTAACATCACCAAATCACTTTCAAAACCCAATATTTTTGCGATTGGCAATGTGCAGTTTTTCCGGAAAGATTTACCGCTGATTACTCCGCCATGGCTGGTAGGTGTAGAAATGCAGTGGACCTTGTTCGATCCCGAAAGAAAATCCCGAAATCTGGCGTCTGAATCGTTGGTTAAAGAAGCGGATCTGCTCATAGAACAAAAACAAAAGGCGGTAAACCTGGCGGCAAAGATTGCAGAAAACAAACTGCTGAGCCTGAAAGAACAAAGCGAAACACTGGATGCCTCACGTCAACAGACTTATACCACAACCGAAATGGTAAGAAAAAGAATGGAGAACAGCCTCTCTTCTGTAAAAGATGTGAATGATGCGCTGCAGCTGCAGTACGAAGCCGAAAAACTGTATTACACTTCTGTAGTTGCTTATCAGACGGCATTGGCTACTTATTTTTATATCAACGGGAATCCGGAAAATATTACCAACTACATCCCTTAATCTGAACAAAAAAGAATGAAAAATTTTATAAAAAATTACTGGGCCGTTTTTATTCCATTGTTTGTACTGGCGGTTGCGCTGATTTACCTGCTGAAAAACAAATCATCAGATACCGATAATAATGCCGTAATCGGGATGGTAGATGCTGATTTTGTGGATGTTTCTGCTTCGCTTCCCGGTAGGGTTATTTCTTTGCTGGTAAAGGAAGGTGATGAGGTTAAAGAAGGCCAGGTTGTGGCACAGTTACAGACTTCGGAGATAGAAACCATACAGGCTCAGGTGTCCGATGCGGTGGTTATCGCACAAAATCAGCTGGATAAAGTGAACCGTGGGGTAGAGCCGGAAGTCTTGGCTTCGGCAAAAAACCTGCAGCAGATTGCGCAGCAGCAGATGGATCTGATGTCGAAAACCTACAGCCGTTTCCAGAATCTGTATGCCGAAGGCGTAGTGTCGGGACAGGAGCGTGATGTGGTTTATTTCAAATATAAAGCCGCGCAGAAAGAGCTGGAAACAGCCAGCCTCAATGTGCAGCTTTTACAGCGTGGCAATAACAAAGAACTGAAAAACTCGGCGCAGGCACTGCTCAATCAAGCCAAAAGCAGCGAAAAACTGGCTGAGCAAATCAAAGACAACAATTCGATAAAAGCGCCCGCTTCCGGAAAAATATCAACGCTGATCTCTAATCAGGGCGAGATGGTGAATGCCGGTTACCCAATGATGACCATCCAAAAAGATCATTCTTTTTTTGTGAAGTTTAATCTCCGTCAAAATCAAATCAATAAAATTGAAAAAGGCAGTGTTGTGACCATGAAAATCCCGGGTTGTACGCCGGAAACCATCAAAGGTAAAGTGGCAGAATTGGCGCCAGCATTGGGGTACGCAGATTGGGTGCCCGAGAAACAGAACGGTGAGTTTGAGCTGAGAACCTTCCAGATTAAAGTAAGGCCGGAGAATCCTAATGCGGTAAAAGGTCTCCGTTCCGGGATGACGGCGCAGCTCGTTTTGGACTAATATCATTCGACATTTAACAACAATATCATTTGAAAACCATCAGCCAAATCATCATCAGAGAATGGAAACGGATTTTTTCGATTCCGAATTTCTATGTAGTCCTGCTGGTGATTCCGCCGTTGAGTTTCTTTTTTTATGGATTGATTTATCAGAAGCAGTTTGCCAAAGAGCTTCCGATGGCTGTTTGGGATGAGGATCAATCCTCTGTCTCCAGAACCCTCACCGATATGATGGAGCAAAATGACAATATCCATTTTACCCATACGGCTTTCAGCAATGCCGAGATCGAAAAGCTGATGAAAGAAGGCCGGATCTTCGGTGCTGTTCATTTCCCTAAAAATATGGAGTCTGATGCCAAGAAAAACCACCAGTCCAATATTACCTTATACACCAATGGTGCTTATCTGGTACCTGCCAAAATGATTTACAAAGGTGCAGCAGAGATCATTATCAAAGGTGGATTGGCCGTGGTGCGGGAAAAAGCCGAAAAGCAAGGGATGCCGGCGCAGTCTGCCAATGCGCTGGTTCAGCCGATAAAACTTAATTCAACCATTTTATACAATCCCGATTTTAATTATAAGATGTATCTCACGCCCGGGCTGATTACTGTTGGTCTGCAGATGGCGCTGATTGTGGCGGCGGTTCTTATCCTTAATCTTGAGTTTAAAAGAAATACCATTGATGACCTTTTGGAGATTTCGCATTCATCATCACAAATTGTGATCGGGAAAATGCTGGCCCATTTGTCGGTCTCGTGGATTCTTTTTGTACTGATTGCCTTTGTGGTTTTTCCTATATATGATTTGGAGAAACCGGGTACGGACTTTAATTTTTTTATCATTTACACATTGATGGCTTTGGCTTGTATCGGGATTGGGATGATGCTGTCAGCGCTGTCAGACAATCTTCTTTTTGTGACCGATGTTGCCTTGTTTTTTACGTCGCCGGCTTTTGTTTTCAGTGGTTTTACTTTTCCGCGCTGGGCTATGCCTTGGTACGATCAGCTCTATTCTGATATAATGCCTTACACACATTTTCTGGATGGTTTTATCAAGCTTTATTTTATGCAGTTGCCTATGCATTATGCAATGCCTGAAGTTTATAAATTATTACTGTTTACGGGTGTTACATTTCCTTTGGCAGTAATTATTTTCCAGAGAAAAATTAATCTTTATCTAAAAAATCAACATTGAAAGCTGTTATCAACATATTGAAGAGAGAAATCCGGAATGTGTCAAAAGATGCCAGCCTTTTTTTGATTCTTCTTCTGGCGCCTATTCTCTATGCTTTTATGTACGGCAGTATTTATCTTAATAAAGGTGAAGAAAAGGTAAAATTGGCGTTGGTAGATGATGATGCTACAGCCATTTCCAGAACATTGACGAGCGAACTGAATTCTACTTCTATTATTGATATTATTCCTGCAAGCGACCTGAAAGATGCTCAGGAAAAAATGTATAATGGTGAAGTTCAGGGTTATTTTTACATTCAGAAAGACCTGGAAAAACTACTGTTGTCTCAAAAACAAGCGAACGTGAATGTGGTTCTTAATGCCTCACGTTTTTTGCCGTCCAGCGATTTGCTAAGTACGGTGACCAAAGTCTGCCTGACGGTGGGTGCCGGCGTAAGAAAAACCTATTTTAACAAGCAAGGGATGAGCGATGAAGAAGCTATGACAATGACTAATCCTATTAATCCCAGATTCCGCATTAGAAAATAAACAGTCCCAAAGGGACGATTTAATATTAATAAAAAATAAAATTAATTTTTTGCAGCAGGGAAACTCCTTTGGAGTTTTATCTGTGTAGAAAAATATCCAAAATCAATCTGCGTTCCATAGGAACGCTATCTGTAGTGTTTTATTTGTTTGTTATTATAGCGCACCGGGCTTAATTTCTTATTGTGTCTACACAGATTCTGCTCCTAAAGGAGCAATTTTATCATTTTCGGAGATTTAATACAACCGGCTATTGCGTAATTTGGGTTAAACCCAAATCACGCAGTTGAAATTTTTTGAGATAAGTCTATGGGGTAATCCCAAATTCCGACGAACCATTTTCTGCGTTTTTTGGTGAGTGCAATCTTCAGTTTAAGTGTGTCACCTACTTTTTCAAAATAAGCTCCAATAGCAAAGGTTCTATATCGTAGTGTAGATAATGTTTTCTGCGTTTTTTCTTGAAGAACAAACAGTCTGAAAATTGACATCAGATTATAAGCAATCATCGAAAATATAAGTGCAGCTTCTGTAGGGAAAAAGCCTTTAAGGTTAAAACTTTCGGCTCCAAAATCTGCCTTTAATTCCTTGATTCTATTCTCTGCATCGCCTCTGTTTCGGTACGTTCTCCAAACATCTGTTGCCGATTGTTCTTGGTTGGTAATATAGGCTGAATAGCGATAATTTCTATGAATTTCATCTTCCGGAAACAGGCTTAATATTCGGCCTGCCGCATTCGGCCGTTGTGCTGTTTTTTGCCTTACAATGACTATCCTTCTTGGCTTTTCCCAGTTTTTTGCTTGATAATATTTGTCGCAAATTTCGATGCCCTCATCAACTTTTATCCAAAAATCTTGCTGGTTTATCAAGTGTTGAATGGGGTGAGTAAATTTTGCAGCGATGATGTATTGGAGTGTTTTTAATTCAAGATAATCCATAATGTCTTTCTGGAAAAAACCACTATCCAAACGAACTAATCCTACTTTTTTATCCCCAAAATTTAAGAGTGTTTCTTCTAAAAATCCTACAAAATTATTTGCCGAAGAAGCATCACCGCTCCTGAGCCAAAAATTAGCGACCATCTTTACATCGTTCACAAATGCAATGATAGGATGATGGCTGTTTCTTCCTTTTTTCTTAGGATTGTAGCCTTTTTTTGCTCCCTCTTGCTCTCCGTATCGAGTAATTACAGATGAATCAATGTCTAACGTAAAATAATTGAGGTTCAAATTCTGAAAAAACCAACTGAAAAAATGATGCCCAACTTGCTGGTTGATGTGTTGTGTAAACTTGCCAAAATAGCGTTTATATGCGTCCTGAGCAGGGGTTTTTCGCCAGTCAAATATTTCCCCAAGAGCCTTATCTGCACGGGTAATTTCTGTGTGCAAAAAACGATTGGCGCCACACCAAATACTCGTAATAAAAGATTCAAGCAAAACTTCTTTTTTATAAGAATTATTGGAAAGTGACACAGGTAAAGATTCGCATTTTTCAATTTGCTCTCTAAAGCCGATTTTGTCCAACATTTGCTTTAAAAACACCATTCCGCCCCAAGGCGTAATCTCTTTATTGGTAAAGGATAGATCGAATTTCATCGCTTATTTTTTTCTACTGCTACGCAGTTGGATATTAGAATACTAAAATACTCTTTTTTTTCTATTGCGGAATTTGGGTTAATCTGGATTACCGGCCACTTTATAATCCTGATATGACGTATGGTTCTTTTCTGCTGCCAGGATTGTTGGCGATTATTCTTCAGCAGACTTTGCTTATTGGTGTTGCTGCAAGCTTGGCATCAGAACGGGAAGAGAAAAAACTGAAAAGTTTATACGACCTGTCCGGTCATAATATTTCTAAAATCATTTTTGGCAAAAGCTTGTTGTACTTTTTTATTTTCATGATTTTTGGGCTGTTTTTTACGGTGGTTAATTTTTCTGTTTTCGGTGTTGATGTGCGGGGCAGTTATTGGGCTTTGGCATTGGTTACAGCCATTTTTATCGCAACTGTGATTGTATTCGGGATGCTGATTGGCAGTTTTTTCAGAACCAAACTATTGACTTTTCAGGTAATGGTTTTTTCTTCTTACCCGATTTTTTTGATCACCGGATACTCGATGCCATATATTGCGTTGCCGGGGTTCATACAGTTTTGTTCGGATATGTTGCCGACTTCGCCTTTTTTGAAAGCTTATATTTCGGTGGTTCAGGAAGGTGGCTCGCTTTCGGATAATCTCCCGGCGATTATTCATCTGTTGCTGTTATGGCTTCTTTTTTCGTTGTTACTTATTTTCAGAATTAAATATTTGACAGGGAATGAAAAATTAGGAACCCAACAAAATATTGCATAGATAATTGTCAGACTTTAATAAAAAATAATCGAAATTTGCTTTTCATCTGGCCGCAAACTAATGGTTGGGTCTCAATTATAAAAAATTATGAAATCGCCATGATTTTAAAACCTAAATACCAATAAAGATTAGGTGATTGCATATGACCATTAAAATAAGAATCTACATATGAAAACTATTTATATCGATTTCGTCAACATCGGCGATTACGAGGATTTTTACGAACAACTGAAATCAAAATTAGAATTACCGGACTATTTTGGCGACAATCTGGATGCACTTTACGACGTGATTTCAGGCGAATTGGAAATGCCGCTTCACATCGAGTTTGTGAATATGAGTGTGGATCAGCTTGAGACTTTCGAAGATCTTTTGACGACTTTGGAAGACGCCGAAGATGAGGTAGAAGGTTTCACCTTTACTTATTACCTTGAACAATACGAAGATGAGGACGCAAATTCTGATGATGATGAAGACTAATACAAGAAAAGCAACCATCGACGATTTGTCTCAACTCGCACAATTGTTTGATGAATACAGAATGTTCTATCACAAAACATCTGATATTTCCGGAGCAGAACAATTCATT is from Epilithonimonas vandammei and encodes:
- a CDS encoding ABC transporter permease produces the protein MTYGSFLLPGLLAIILQQTLLIGVAASLASEREEKKLKSLYDLSGHNISKIIFGKSLLYFFIFMIFGLFFTVVNFSVFGVDVRGSYWALALVTAIFIATVIVFGMLIGSFFRTKLLTFQVMVFSSYPIFLITGYSMPYIALPGFIQFCSDMLPTSPFLKAYISVVQEGGSLSDNLPAIIHLLLLWLLFSLLLIFRIKYLTGNEKLGTQQNIA
- a CDS encoding barstar family protein — its product is MKTIYIDFVNIGDYEDFYEQLKSKLELPDYFGDNLDALYDVISGELEMPLHIEFVNMSVDQLETFEDLLTTLEDAEDEVEGFTFTYYLEQYEDEDANSDDDED